The DNA sequence ATGCATTTATTATTTTGGATGAAAGCCAAAACACCACAGTCGAGCAAATGAAGATGTTTTTGACCCGTATCGGTTTTAATTCTAAAGCCGTCATTACAGGTGATATCACTCAAGTCGACTTACCTCGCGGTGCGAAGTCGGGTTTACGTCAATCAATCGAAATCCTTGGTGAAGTCGAAGACATTAGTTTTAACTTCTTTAAAGCCGATGACGTTGTGCGTCATCCAGTTGTGGCTAAGGTTGTTATGGCTTATGAAAAACACGACGAAGACGAGCGCAGAGCCAAAGCTGAGCGCGACAAACTTGCAAAAGAAAAAGCAGAGCAAGAAAAAGCCATTCGAGAAGCGACATTAAAGGATCTCTCATCACAATGAGCGTTACTCTAGATTATCAACTTGCTACTTCAGCAACCAACCTTCCTTCGCAAGACCAGGTTGAACAGTGGTTGAATCATGTATTGCCGCAATTTCAAGCAGAATCAGAGATCACAATACGCATTGTTGACGTAGAAGAAAGTCAAAGTTTGAATCACGAATATCGTGGCAAGGATAAACCGACAAACGTTTTATCTTTCCCGTTTGAAGCACCAGCGCACGTAGAGCTTCCGCTGTTAGGTGATTTAGTCATCTGTGCGCAAGTTGTTCAACAAGAAGCCAAAGAGCAAAATAAGACCGAACAAGCACATTGGTGTCATATGATTATACACGGAAGCTTGCATCTGCTCGGTTATGACCATATAGAAGACTCAGAAGCGGAAGAGATGGAACAATTAGAAATCGACCTTCTAAAAGAGCTTGGTTTTCACAACCCTTATCTAATTGACTAATTTTGTAACAAATATTTAGATTGACATTGCGCTCATTTTTCAACCAAAATGGAGTCAAATGGCAGTCTTTTTCGGTAACGATTAAGTTAGCCGTTTTAATAGATTTTTTAATAACATAGGAACATTCTTACTAGAATGAACGACGACAATCCACATAGTAGCAACGGTTCTTCGAACAAAGGTTGGATAGAAAAACTTGGCCAACTTTTTACCGACGAACCGCAAAGTAAAGAAGATGTCGCTAACATCATAGATGCTGCGGCACAAAATGATCTGATCGACCTGAGCACCAAAAACATGATTGATGGCGTAATGGGTATTGCCGATTTACGTATCCGTGACATCATGATCCCTCGCTCACAAATGATCACTTTGGACTTATCTGACAGCCCAGAAAAGTTCATCCCAGAAATG is a window from the Psychrosphaera ytuae genome containing:
- the ybeY gene encoding rRNA maturation RNase YbeY, producing the protein MTMSVTLDYQLATSATNLPSQDQVEQWLNHVLPQFQAESEITIRIVDVEESQSLNHEYRGKDKPTNVLSFPFEAPAHVELPLLGDLVICAQVVQQEAKEQNKTEQAHWCHMIIHGSLHLLGYDHIEDSEAEEMEQLEIDLLKELGFHNPYLID